CGCCATCCTTCGGCATGGTCGTCGACAGCCACACAGGCGCGCCCAGTGGCAGGATGGTGCGGTCGATGGCAATCGAGCGACCTGGCGTGAGCGGCACATTGAGCGCGCCACGCGGCCCGACGCCCGGGTCGGCCACCTTGGTCTCCGTGAAGAAGATATAGCTCGGGTTCACATTCAACAGTTCCTGGCGCCGCGACGGATTCGCCGCAATCCAGGCCCGGATCGACTGCGCAGACACCTGATCCGGCGTCATGAGCCCCTGCTCCACGAACCAGCGCCCGATTGCTTTGTAGGGGTGGCCGTTCTGGTCGGCATAGCCCACGCGCACGGTCTCACCGGTATCGAGCTTGACGCGGCCCGACCCCTGCACTTCCAGAAAGAACGCATCCACCGGATCGCTCACCCACAGCAACTCTTTGCCACTCAATGGCGCGCGGTCGATGTCGGCGCGGCTCTGGTACGGAATCACGGTCTTGCCGGACAGCCGCCCACGCAGGCGCCGGTTCTGCAAATCCGGATAGATACTGCCCAGGTCGACCGTGACCAAATCGTCCGGCACCCGGTACAGCGGCGTCTGGAACGCCCCGCCCCGCTTGCGCGCGCCATACAGCATCGCTTCGTAATAGCCGGTGATCAGCCCGGTATCGGCGCCATCCGGATTGCGTACCTGATTCGGCACGAACCAAGTCTCGAAGAAACGGCGCACGGCTGCGACGTCTTTGGCATCCACCCCGCCGGCCGCCGCGCACGGCGTCTTCCACGGCGCCTGGCGCGACGCCAGCACGCTGCATGATTGCAGGAAGGCCGGCCAGGCCTGACGCACGTCGTCCTGTTGCCAGCCCGGCAATGCAGTAAAGGTAGTCGGCGTGAGGGACGCGACCGGCGCTGGCGGCTGAACCGGCGGCGGCACTACCACCGGCCCGACCGGCGGCGGCATCGTGACCGGCGGCGGCGCGGAGGGCGCCGTGGGCTTCGGTTCGGTCGAACAGGCACTCAGCAGGCTGACGAGCGCGATCAGGACGGGTACACTGCGGCGTATTGTATACATGGGAACCATGGGGACCGATATGTGGATCTTGATGGTGGAAGCCGGCGTCGCGCTGTTCCTGTTTGTGTTCATCGTCTGGTGGACCATGTTCGCCGGCCGCAAAGACAGCGACCGGGACGACGGCGACGACACCCCCGCCCAGTAGGGTCAGTGCAGGGAGCGCGGCGGCGACAGCACGAATTCGGGAATGGTCGCCTCGAAGCGGTGGCCATCCTCGGCCACGCAGAAGTATTCGCCGCGCATCGAGCCCTGCGCGGTGCCCAGGTGCGTGCCACTCGTGTACTCGAACTGCTCGCCCGGCGCCAGCAACGGCTGGTGGCCGACGACGCCCAGCCCTTTGACTTCTTGCATCTGGTTATTGGCGTCGAGAATCACCCAATGACGGGAAATGAGCTGGGCAGTAATGCTGCCGGTGTTCTTGATCGTGATCGTGTAGCTGAACACGAACTGGCTCCGGTCCGGGT
This window of the Oxalobacteraceae sp. CFBP 8761 genome carries:
- the apaG gene encoding Co2+/Mg2+ efflux protein ApaG — its product is MPAYDFAVTVRTQYLAEQSDPDRSQFVFSYTITIKNTGSITAQLISRHWVILDANNQMQEVKGLGVVGHQPLLAPGEQFEYTSGTHLGTAQGSMRGEYFCVAEDGHRFEATIPEFVLSPPRSLH
- a CDS encoding murein transglycosylase A; its protein translation is MYTIRRSVPVLIALVSLLSACSTEPKPTAPSAPPPVTMPPPVGPVVVPPPVQPPAPVASLTPTTFTALPGWQQDDVRQAWPAFLQSCSVLASRQAPWKTPCAAAGGVDAKDVAAVRRFFETWFVPNQVRNPDGADTGLITGYYEAMLYGARKRGGAFQTPLYRVPDDLVTVDLGSIYPDLQNRRLRGRLSGKTVIPYQSRADIDRAPLSGKELLWVSDPVDAFFLEVQGSGRVKLDTGETVRVGYADQNGHPYKAIGRWFVEQGLMTPDQVSAQSIRAWIAANPSRRQELLNVNPSYIFFTETKVADPGVGPRGALNVPLTPGRSIAIDRTILPLGAPVWLSTTMPKDGAPLQRLVMGQDVGGAIRGAVRADFFFGFGSEATENAGLMKQRGTMWVLLPK